The segment AAATGCTTTTATGTCTTGGTCTGAGTGGTTAAATAACCCTTTAAATAACCCTTTAATTTCTTTGTAATTGTTTTTTTACTCTGGCTCCTTGCTAGTTGCTTTTAATAAAATTTTTAGCGTTAAAAAAAAAGCGATAGACAGAATGTGccaaagtcaaaacaaaatcggTGGGAAATTGAACACACTAATTTCATATACTTGAAGTAATATAGCGCAGACTAAAAAATATTAATCCTAGTGTAACGGAAAAATCTAAAATAGGAAgaaatacatatcgattgaatATTGTTTGTACCTTCTTGAACCTCTTCTCATGCAACACGTTCCCCCTCCATCTCCATTGATCTAAAGCAGAAAACCAAACACCCTAGGTTATTCTCATATAATTAACATTTATATCTCCATCAATCATGTCTACTCTCCAACTCTATCTCACTTGGTTGGAAATCAAACAAAACACTATGCCGAATCCGCAAAATCAAATCGCACATTCCTtgtcaaaaatcaaacaagaaaaTGGTTAATAGTAGCAAAATTAGAGAAAGTAATTTTCGAATAAAAAATTGTTACATATGAAGATTTACCTCTCATTTAATATGAAAAATGATGCATTAAAAAGTACATCCAACTTCATCAGATGATTTTAATTAGCTCTTCAATCCAACTGTGAACTCAAACAAATTTCTAAATCCagtttaaaaataacaaaaaataattgcCAAATAAAACATCCAATTGATTATACATAAGAAATATTTATGGATGAAAAACTTACCAATGAGTGGAATATGAGATTCTAAATTTGAAAAAAAGCAGAATAACATTAAATGTGTGCGTATATTTAGGAGATATTAACAGAAACCATTTTGAAATGACAATGCTAAGAAATCGGAAGAGATGGGTACTTTGGATTGAGCGGGAAAACCATGAAATAGGTAAATCATATGCCACATGGAAAATAACGTAAATCAGAAAGCCTAGAAATTACCACGTGTCAAATAGCCTAGCTAGAAAGGGGACATGTGAAAGTTTTTGGCTTTGTTTAttataggatatatatatatatatatatatatatatatatatatatatatatatatatatatatatatatagagagagagagagagagagagagagagaaagagaaagcgATAGAAAGAGCATGCTAAATGTACTATAAGTAACTATAAGTATGATTGCAACAaattgtatgtatatatgtaagaTGTAAGAAATACCACAAATTAAGTAATCATTGTTAAAGTGCTATTAATGTTGGTGCTTTATTCGAGTTCCATTCAAGATGCAGTATAGTGAAAACCAAAACAAAATCACAAAACTAATTTTTCACCAAGCTTCCATGCAATTCATTTAAATATAATAAGCGATGTAGAGAATGATACCTCACTCAAACATCAAAGAATGTTGGTATTTGTCAAAAGTTATGCTTAGTGTTTGTAAGTTGGTGAACTCTTCCTCAATCTTTGCCTTGAAGGCTCCCAAGTTACAAATGACACAATTGTCTCACTGTCAAGTGTTTTCTTATTAATGATAAGATTACATAAACAAGATTGATCTATCTACTCCTAGTTGATAGGAATATTGTTGTATTTGAATTACCCTTATCATGTATGTTCTATTCATTATAAATATCAATATACCTTACACTCCACATATTATTGGAGATGAATAATAATTACTCTTGTTTGGTATCAGCCATATCCAATCCTCTTTTACTCATCGTTTCTAAGTCGGCCCTACTTCTCCTATTTCCTTCTCGATCACCATGGCTAATGGCAGTACCTCCAACGATgataccctctctctctctctctctcaatactATCTTGTACATTCTTACTATTAAGCTCTCTTCATGGAACTATATTCTATGGAAAAACCAAATCATTCCCTTCTCAAATATCAAAACCTTTTCACACATCAATGGTGATTCCATTTGTCCCTCTGAGACGATTTTGGTTGAAACAAGTCTTATACTAATTCACTTGTACTAGATGAGGCTGATCGGTGTGAACTTCTAATCCTCCGGACCTTTCTCACTGAAGAGGCTATTGCATGAAGAGGCTATTGCAAAGATTTTAGGTCACCCGACTACTCGAGAAGAGTGGACCACCCTTGAGTCGACCTACAAGCATGACTCAGTTGAATGAAAGCAAAATATGAAAGATTCCTTAAGGCAACTTCAAAAAGGTTCGTCTATTGTCTCCGATTATGATAAAAAAGTTAAATCAATTTGTGATCAGCTTGCAACAATTGGACAACCGGTGGATGAGTCCAACAAATCTCACTGATTTTTATGTGCTCTTGGTCCATATTTTGAGACATTTTCAATAGCTCATAGGGCTATCAAACCAAGACCTCATTTCCGTGATCTTCTCTCACAAGCTGAAGGGCACAAATTGTTTATTCGCTATGTTCATGGTACCAACACACTGTAGGTCGCAGTCAATGCCAAAGAATCTTGATCCTCTAACAGCTCCACCCATGACTCTTTCTCTCGCGGTGGTAGACGGGGGAGTGGTTGTTACCTTCCTCATTGTTAGCTATGTCGAAAAGATGGGCATTCTGCTTCCCAATGACCAAATCTTTTTTACTTCTGCAACTCGTGGTCCTACTCTTGATGCAAACTTAGCCCATGCCTTTACTGCTAAGTGTAATGTTCATGATAACTCCTCTGATTGGTATGTTGATTTTGGCGCTTCTACACACATGACACCATCGGCTACTAATCTTACCACCTCCACTCCATACAATGGGAATAAATATGTCGCTTTTGAAAATGGTAATATTCTAAATATCTCTCAAATTGGTAAATCATCTCTTACATAAGATATTAATCTAGCAAATGTTCTTTTGGTTCCAAAACTTACCAAGAATATTCTTTCCATAAGTGCATTAACATATGATTCTCCTATTGATGTTTTGTTTTCTAATCATAAATTTGCAATTCAGTAACAACACACCAAAGAGCATGGTTGATAATGGGCTCTATGTGCTTAGCATGGTCATAAAGCTTTGGTTGCTCAACTAAACTCAAATCGGTTGTGTGTGTCTTATGAGCTCTGGCATAGCCGTCTAGGACATGTTTCGTTTTCTACTATTTCTTTGTTATATAAACATGGTAATTTGTTTGTTACTTCTCTTTTACCTAAACCTGGTGTTTACTCATCTTGTGAGATTTCTAAAAGTCATGAGCTTCTGTTTCCTTTAAACGAAAAACAATCTTTGCATGTGTTGAATATGATACATTGTGATTTGTGAGACCCTTTAACTGTTTGTTTCATCTATATATGGttatatgaatttttttttgccGATGAATTCTCTCCATTTACTTGGTTCTATCCCTTAAAGCACAAATCTGATTTTGCCATAGTTCTTAAATTTTTTTGGCATTTGTTCAAACTCAATTTTCTTGCTAGAGTATGAGATGTGATTAATTACCATAAAATTAAACTTGGTTTGCATGTCTAACGGATATTTTTAACACTTGGGTGATAATCAATCAATAAAAAGTGAGTTGAAAATCGAAATAGTTCTCACTTTTATAAGGTCTGTTCTGTATTTTTTCAAAGTGTAGGGGTAAAACCAGAACTTCTTTTCACTAATACTCCAATAGTATACTTTTGCGTCGAATGTGAGTTTCGTGTAGTGTTTTCGAGGGGGAAACCAGCGTGGAGTCGGTTGCTGGCTGCCGCCGTAGAAATGGTGAAAGAAGGAGAAACTCAATGTAAAATTCCCTCAAAACGGAGAAAGCTTCAGAAAATCGGAGATGAATCGGAAGATGATCGAATCAGCATGTTGCCAGATTGCGTGCTTGTTGAAATCCTGTCTCGTTTACCCTACACAAAAGACGCGATTAGAACAGGTACACTCTCTAAACGATGGGAACATCTTTGGACTTTGCTTCCTATTCTAGTTTTTAAACATGATCAGAATAATCTCCCATGGTCCGATTTCGTTTTAACGGTTGACAAAACCCTAACTCAATGTTGCCCATTGAAGCTCAAGAAATTCGTAGTGAATACCAGTACTTATAGCGGATTCGAATCACAAGTCAACAACTGGATTCGTTATGCTATAAGATGTAACGTTGAAGAGCTTGATTTAACATTAGGTGGTGTGTCAATAGAAGCTGAATTTATGGTAGATCAAGTTTTTTTCATAAGTTCATGTTTTACACATCTGACATTAGAAGGGTGCATACTGAATCCAACTGGGGCGATTAGTTGGAAAAATCTTAGGAGTTTGTGTATTTCCAATGGGAAATTAGATGAAGATttgattgaaaacatattatatgGTAGTCCTCTATTGGAAACTTTGGAATTGGAATGGTGCTATGGCTATAAGCGCCTCAATATTACTTCAAAAAGCGTAAAGAAGTTGGTGGTATCTGAATACTATGATCCTAAATACTTTTATGATGATCTTCACGATACTCTTGAAATCAATGCTCCGAATATTTTATCACTAACAATCAAAGGTGATATGTTATTGGAGAAGCTTTCTTGGACAAATGTGTTTTCTTTAGTCAAAGCTGACTTAGATTATACAAAGATGCGGCATTTGTGTAGAACATCtaaaggaaggaagcttaaaagattTATTCTAAACCACCTCTATCTCAAGGAGCTTAAAATTGGAAGTTTCTGTTCTAAGGTAAAATTCTTTTCCTCTGACAATTTAtatctttataaaaatcatagaaTCATTAGCTTTATTAGTACTTTACTGTTTATAGACcattaataatgtgtttgtttcTGCTTCTTGGGTTTCTGTATATTCTTACCACATGTCATAGCTATATTGTTGCTTGCAGTATTCATAAGTAATACATAGATGCAATGCATCGATCTAATTTTTGTTATCCTTTTCACTTGTATTTTTTTGTTGGTAGGTTGTGCCTCATTTGGAAGCTAAAGGTTTTGTTGTTCCATCAAATATCACACCTCCTGGTGTTACTTATAATTGGTCTAGTGAGAGTGAGAGTGAGAGTGAaagtgagagagagagtgagGATGATTCAGAGTGATTCAGTTGAAAGTAGAGACTGGTGATGCATTGAATTCTTGTTTAGACATTTTTGTTGTTGTGAAATATTTTCATCTTTTGTGTTTTGGATCATTTCTTACTTAAAATTATCGATCGATTGACCGTCTAATGtgatctttctttatttggtcAATGCATTATTAGTTGTTACTCCAACGcatttattttagtttataagCTTCATTTTTGTTTGTAGTTTCCATTCTTTATGATTTATGGCATTTTCTTGAGCAATTCAAATATTTCATATCCGTTTAAAATATCAATTCAACTGTTTGTTATACTCTTCCCGACAAACGGTCATGAAACCTTACCTAACATGGAAAATCATATCATCATTAGCTTTAATAGTACTTTATTggttaaccttttttttttttaactaacctTCACTCAAGTCTAAATTTTGTACTTAGGGGTGTTGAAAGGTTACGTGTGCGTTTATTTACGGAAAAACTGGGCgttttttggaaaaaatttcCGAGAAAAATAAGAAGTTTTAAAATGCATTTAGTTCGtgtatttttctaaatttttaatggaaaatgaaatttttttgttttctaaaattCTAAAGAAGTTTGAAATTTTTGGAAAACTGATAATCATTGTtttccatatttttttaattccaaattttttctaaaatattACACACCCACTTCCACCCTACTCACCTCTACCTACCCCTACCTTTACACCCCAACCCACTACACCCCTACCTACCCACACCCAcccccaaaccccccccccctccccccacacacacacacacatatatacaccCAAATGCCCCCACAAGCACACATATACCCCTAGAAAGACACCCCCCCCCTCCACACCCACAAACACTCACCCACACCCACGCCCACCCTGCCCCCATAAACACAAACTTACACCTACCCCCCACAAAcaccccccccacacacacacacactcatacaCAACCATAAACATACACTGACCCCCAcccactcccccccccccccccacacacatcCACACCCACCCCACTCACCCAAAAACACCCAGCCACACACCCACCCTAACCCTAACTCCCAACCCCAcccataacccccccccccccccacacacacacaaacatacatACCCACAAACACAAACATACACCCACCCACCCAACACCACAACCACAATCACCAaactaccatcaccatcaccatcaccactacCCCATCACCAGTATAACCACCACCATCGTCACTGCCATCACCACCACTCCCACAAATTACCGCTGCCACCACCACCGTACGTAATCACCACCACAACCGCCACCCTGAtgtcaccatcaccaccactgtcGCCATCATCGACACCACCATTGCCAGCCGTAGCCGCCACCGTCCCCACCCCACCCTACCACCGCTATCATTATCTAAAAATGAAAATggataaaaaaatacatatctaaacacgttttctaattttttaaactgaaaatgtaaaataaataagttttaactaaacgcgttttctaaattttccaatgaAAACTGAACACGGAAAACATAAACCGAAAAGGAAAACGAAAAAGGGAAAATGAAAACTGTTTTTCCGTAAGTAAACACAACCTACATTTTTCCATGAAATATGAAAATTCTTGATGTTATATCACCTTCATACTCTGATAATGATTCACTGTCTATGATAGTGATTAAGTTTGAGAGGTATTCTTGTTTGATCGTGGTCGTAAAGGTGATGATGTTAATTGATTAATGTTGCTTGTAATATATGTTTAAGCTGCACATTGTCAAAGGAATTACAAATGCATATAAATTTGTTACTCCATGGAATTTTGAATTGAGCATTCTCAATAGTGATGTTTGTAAATACGATTGGCACTCTATGAATTTTTTCAATTTCCCATATCGACCATAATCTTCACTCCACAAGTTTAAATCCATAATGTTTCACTTTTATTTAGTTTTGGTTGGAAATGATCACCTTTTTCcacaaaatagcaacatactttgggTGTTATCAAAGTTACAAACTTAGCCCATAGAACACCATTTTCATCAAGTTTTCCATTTGATAGAACTAATTTATCATCAAAATAATTTGGTATTTAAACACAAATTTTCAATAGCATGCAAGTAGTTGTTGTACAAAAGAACTAATTAAGAGATAAATCTTAAATTACTCGACTATCCTTAGCTTTGATCAACTGATTATCTGATTATGATCATGATTTTTGGTACAATTTCTTGTGCTTTCATTATTTGTGTATTTTTTTCACAACTTCAAACCACATTAATAATCTTAGTTATCATCGTACAAGAAGTGAGATGAGCTTCTTTCATTATTTATGATCATTATTCGTGTATTACTTTATTGATTATCATTTGTTaagtctcttttttttttttttttctaaagttTAAATGTTCGATTGGTCTAATCCATATATGCTTTTGTTAAATTAACATTATTAATGACAAAACTATTGGAATCCTAAGTTTGAGGATAAATCAATCCAATTTAGGCAACTAGGTTTTAGGAAACTATTTTAACAAGTCGGTTCCTAGTTTCCATATTCTATTTCACAAGTCGGTGATTAGAATCTATATATACATATCTATAATCGagtttatgattatgagaacaaTTGTAATTAGCTTTTGAGTTTATTttcctaataaaataaataaggtATTTTGATTTTGTTCTTGTTCactttaattggtatcagagccaaggaaCGGATGGCTGTGAGATCGATTTTGTTACTTGTTGAAGAGGACGCAGAGCCTCCTACGGTGAGAGTGAAGGAGATTGGGTCAACTACAGTAGGATGTCCCATGCTGAACTCAACAAATTACACGGTCTGGTCACTAAGGATGAAATTGGTATTGAGAATTCACAAGGCCTAGACCATAATTGATCCAGGAACAAAACAAAACGAAGAAAATGCTATCTGGCAATTGGATTGATCTACCAAGCGATACTATAATCACTAATTATGCAACTAGGAGATGTTGAATCAGCTAAAACGCTTTGGAATTCGATCAAAGCAAGGCATGTTGACGTTGATCGGGTGAAAgaatgtaacatacacgttcagttatcgtgttaTGTATTTTTAAAAGTGAACAataatatgaaatattatatgaaatttaagtattgagttctaacaaaTCGTCTTtcctagaaatgaagtaaaactatgtttagaatcaatcggaaaatattggaagtcttatgagattccaatcaaaagacAAATATCGAAATTTAACGAgaatataaattttgaaataagtgaaattttattattaaaagttgtaaagaatctcattagaaacatttagATGAAAACCTTATCGAAATCtgggttataacgaagaagttatgaccaatcgaagatccgcgtcaaaaccgacacgacgccgtatatcgtaaaaagtgagttttcgataaactactttttagccttagtaatctaaatgaaagtcgtagtatttttTAAACCgggaactttcataaaaagaacgtcaaaatatgacttcgtatgaggaagttatgatttttctaagtttcggtatagcagtagacaactaaaaactcgaaataaagatcgagtgttttttagccaacacaacctaaacgagaattgaagatctcgtcgattgtagttcaatgataaaaagatagaagaaaatggacgtcagatgaagaactTAATattttttaacagacttttcgtgtcccgatgtgttaaaaatataataataaaaatgaattcaaaattcgccgatggagtctaaacgaaagttgtagagcataatttcaccttGCTGTGGTGGTTAAAaatgaatgttgaaagaataatcgtcatttcttgctccttcgaatgagaattcttcgatgattacggacgaagctttggctcaaaaattttcaattcaacctccatgagtctcatctacatctaaattcacttttcaagacaaaacaaaaactaaaagaaaactttgcACACAATatatttgaatttttcatattttctagaaaaataaaaacagaaacaaaaatatttttggatttttgatttttctgaacgaaaaataaaacagaatataacactatttttggattttaattttctaattttatttgattttttaaattttcttatttttgtgtgatttttaaaattttctgattctccccctaaatttgttcatagaggaaaactatgaacaaatttaacaaaaacaaaaatatttgagatcaaagttgtgagacggtcttaactttgtttatcagtaccttcaccttcatgaatagatctggtcaattgtcggtattgtggtccacttaaacacgaaggatatcgacaaacttttccaaatataccatttagctaacgacgaccacgggtattgttgtccacttaaattaagtagtgagatctacagacaacctcttaaattgtaacgacgtgaaatttaaaacaatttttcatttttcaaacaaaacatgTCTCATACAAATCATCTCAAAAACTCAAATGTATCAAATGATATCACGATAAAACATATCCTAGAATCTCAAATATAAAatcctctatcagtgtgtacaaatcatgtctgcgccttcccgcgatcctcgctagtacctgaaatacatatcacataacacagtaagcataaatgcttagcgggttccccaaaatacacatacagcacataagccaatcgaggctataactcggtatgaccctccagtcaatgtgtctcagcgggaccgtCCATTCCCATAGCTCATTGGACCTTCTGGTCCGGTCtagctcattggacccttcggtccggtctgatcgaggaccctctggcctcatgagtcgttggaccctctggtccgatctatataacacatagcatacatataacacaatgcacataaatctcaaacatacacatacacatacgaCCCTCcagtctgcacatagataccattcaaggtaatgtatagtgagaagactcaccttgtatgatgtctagtaactcacgtgctcgatatcacCAAACTCGAAACAATGACCTAGCTCCCGCCTAATTATATAAAGTAATTACctcaaatcaataacggctctcaaggctagacAAATCCCTTCCTATGTTCTCTTAAAatgctaaaagaccattttacccctctaaatgtccaaaagtccaaatgttgaccaaaccctaaaagtcaacgaaagtccaGAATCGGGGCCATCCAGAATCGGGGTACTCGACCTCCTACGTGGTGCGTACTGGGATTTATGCCCAGCGTAGGTCCCAGTTTCATGCTCTTAATGGTTTTTGGTCTGAAACGGTTAACACACAAACTCATATTCCATATCTAGTCCTTATAATGTCTCTTAACCCATAaattcagtgactttaagcctttgcatggctgtaaaggtcaccaacacccaaatctTACCACTTCCTTCCTTAAGAGACTCATAATGTAACACCCTCTTCTGGATTATTTTGTGATTTAAGGCCCGTGGgccttaatccgagtatgagaaggttttgaggcgTTGAAAAAGAAACGTTATGCCCTTTTGggatgtatgtgagggaggttgtgtgataaaagagttcggtttgtgctttagagcccagATATATTGTTATGGCGCTGGTTCgggattttcatgaattttggatttgaGTTTGAGTGGGATTCGGTagtaataaagttgatagaagtgtagggcttctctttagctttccgtggatataaggatcgtcggaaacggacttataacaaagaagttatggccttcagaagttttgtggtttagccgagtacgctgggcaaaatttagagtacactgggcgtaatttggagtacgttgggcgtattgaCCAGGGAGGGTCGCGAATGTTTTTcagagtacactgggcgtaccatttgaacgctgggcgtacgcgaaaTAGACCTGAACGTTATTTTAGGGTCTTAGACCCTATTTAaggtccttatctcataacctaaccctaataccttcaacctccatccctctaaaccctaga is part of the Lactuca sativa cultivar Salinas chromosome 7, Lsat_Salinas_v11, whole genome shotgun sequence genome and harbors:
- the LOC111880802 gene encoding F-box/LRR-repeat protein 25-like, giving the protein MVKEGETQCKIPSKRRKLQKIGDESEDDRISMLPDCVLVEILSRLPYTKDAIRTGTLSKRWEHLWTLLPILVFKHDQNNLPWSDFVLTVDKTLTQCCPLKLKKFVVNTSTYSGFESQVNNWIRYAIRCNVEELDLTLGGVSIEAEFMVDQVFFISSCFTHLTLEGCILNPTGAISWKNLRSLCISNGKLDEDLIENILYGSPLLETLELEWCYGYKRLNITSKSVKKLVVSEYYDPKYFYDDLHDTLEINAPNILSLTIKGDMLLEKLSWTNVFSLVKADLDYTKMRHLCRTSKGRKLKRFILNHLYLKELKIGSFCSKVVPHLEAKGFVVPSNITPPGVTYNWSSESESESESERESEDDSE